From the genome of Armatimonadia bacterium, one region includes:
- a CDS encoding DUF503 domain-containing protein, translated as MAARVGLLTISLCVTEAMTLKDKRQVVRSVLDRAIDRFNVAAAEVGKLDSVRRAELAFACVSNDFQHVTQMLESVLAFVEGEPRAVVEDSSLELL; from the coding sequence ATGGCTGCACGAGTTGGTCTGCTGACAATCTCGCTGTGTGTGACCGAGGCGATGACGCTGAAGGACAAGCGCCAGGTCGTTCGCAGCGTCCTGGACCGGGCTATCGACCGGTTCAATGTGGCGGCCGCCGAAGTCGGCAAGCTGGATAGCGTCCGACGTGCCGAACTCGCCTTCGCCTGTGTGTCCAATGACTTCCAGCATGTGACGCAGATGCTGGAGTCCGTCTTGGCTTTCGTCGAGGGAGAGCCGCGAGCCGTAGTGGAGGACAGCAGCCTGGAGCTGCTCTGA
- the nusA gene encoding transcription termination factor NusA codes for MNGEFIEALEQIQKAKGIPMASLKATIEAAMQSAYRKHYGVSEEVRLEIDEQRGTVRMFARKPILPEGVTELEEDSAPVASGAVVEGQLVAGIPEVETQYEEHEIDANDFGRIAAQTAKQVIMQRIREAEREIVYDEFSHRVGEAVTAEVQRRDRNNVIVQLGRVEALLPAHEQIPGEPYRFNDRVKIYILDVRKTTKNPQIIVSRTHPGLVLRLFELEVPEVYDGIVQIKSVAREPGARSKVAVLSRDPQIDPVGACVGHRGARVQAIVDELRGEKIDIVRYNDTVEEYLRSALSPAKVSQVLVNEPERSAVVIAPDNQLSLAIGRRGQNVRLAAQLTGWRIDIRSETQWAEAPIEIPVTAKPAAAAVGAPAQAEEVLIQGDRIRIYELARQLGVESKDLVEILQEEGVEVTSHASSITAQQAKTVRDLLLGGEGTLEELEAGAILIAAKPEDEASEDAVPSGDDASTK; via the coding sequence ATGAACGGCGAGTTTATCGAGGCTCTGGAGCAGATTCAGAAGGCAAAGGGCATCCCCATGGCCTCGCTGAAGGCGACGATCGAGGCCGCCATGCAATCTGCTTACCGCAAGCATTACGGGGTCAGCGAGGAAGTACGGCTGGAGATCGATGAGCAGCGGGGCACGGTGCGGATGTTTGCGCGCAAACCGATCCTGCCCGAGGGCGTCACGGAGCTTGAGGAGGACTCGGCTCCCGTGGCTTCCGGTGCTGTGGTGGAGGGCCAACTGGTCGCCGGTATCCCTGAGGTGGAAACCCAGTACGAAGAGCACGAGATCGATGCCAACGATTTCGGGCGCATCGCGGCTCAGACGGCCAAGCAAGTCATCATGCAGCGCATCCGCGAAGCGGAGCGCGAGATCGTGTACGACGAGTTCAGCCATCGCGTCGGCGAGGCTGTTACGGCGGAAGTGCAGCGCCGCGACCGCAACAACGTGATCGTGCAACTGGGTCGCGTCGAGGCCCTTCTCCCGGCTCACGAGCAGATCCCCGGTGAGCCCTATCGGTTCAACGACCGGGTGAAGATCTATATCCTGGACGTGCGCAAGACCACCAAGAACCCGCAGATCATCGTGTCGCGCACGCATCCGGGCCTCGTCCTACGGCTCTTTGAGCTGGAGGTGCCGGAGGTCTACGATGGCATCGTGCAGATTAAGTCGGTGGCACGCGAACCCGGCGCCCGGTCCAAGGTCGCCGTGCTGTCAAGAGACCCGCAGATCGACCCGGTAGGCGCTTGCGTCGGTCACCGTGGTGCGCGCGTCCAGGCGATTGTGGACGAGCTCCGGGGCGAGAAGATCGACATCGTCCGGTACAATGACACCGTTGAGGAGTACCTGCGCAGCGCCCTGTCGCCAGCGAAGGTGAGTCAGGTCCTGGTCAATGAGCCGGAGCGGTCGGCGGTTGTGATCGCCCCGGATAACCAGCTTTCGCTGGCTATCGGCCGTCGCGGGCAGAACGTGCGCCTGGCGGCTCAGTTGACGGGCTGGCGGATCGACATCCGGAGCGAGACGCAGTGGGCTGAGGCGCCCATCGAGATCCCGGTCACTGCCAAGCCGGCGGCTGCCGCTGTTGGGGCCCCCGCACAGGCTGAGGAAGTCCTGATCCAGGGCGACCGCATCCGCATCTACGAACTGGCGCGGCAACTGGGTGTCGAGAGCAAGGACCTCGTCGAGATCCTGCAGGAAGAGGGCGTGGAGGTAACCAGTCACGCCAGCAGCATCACGGCTCAGCAGGCGAAGACAGTGCGAGACTTGCTGCTGGGTGGCGAGGGGACGCTGGAGGAACTCGAAGCCGGAGCGATCCTAATCGCGGCGAAGCCGGAAGACGAGGCGTCCGAGGACGCTGTACCTTCAGGCGACGACGCATCGACGAAGTAA
- the rimP gene encoding ribosome maturation factor RimP, producing MKRKIDPVSERLMPEFEKTLDAFGYELVQMKLGGRPGNRTLTVSIDKAGGVTADDCRYAASRLSVLLDALDPIEGHYTLVVSSPGVNRPLTRDTDFERFSGQKAALRWSAPEQGPRTVRGILLGVEQDKVRLDVDGTEVLVPLADIETANIVYDWERDNEQ from the coding sequence ATGAAGCGCAAGATCGATCCTGTCAGCGAGAGACTCATGCCGGAGTTCGAGAAGACCCTCGACGCCTTCGGCTATGAACTGGTGCAGATGAAGCTTGGGGGCAGGCCGGGGAACCGGACGCTGACGGTATCCATCGACAAGGCAGGCGGAGTGACGGCCGACGATTGCCGATACGCGGCAAGCCGGCTGTCGGTGTTGCTGGATGCCCTTGACCCAATAGAGGGGCACTATACGCTCGTTGTTTCATCGCCGGGAGTGAACCGGCCGCTGACGAGGGACACCGACTTTGAACGGTTCAGCGGCCAGAAAGCGGCCCTTCGGTGGTCAGCACCGGAGCAAGGGCCTCGGACCGTGCGGGGCATTCTACTCGGGGTGGAGCAGGACAAGGTGCGACTGGATGTCGATGGTACAGAGGTGCTGGTTCCACTGGCAGACATCGAGACCGCCAACATCGTGTACGACTGGGAGCGAGACAATGAGCAATAA
- the rbfA gene encoding 30S ribosome-binding factor RbfA: protein MPTQRQLRVNNLLQQEIASILRREITDPHLGFVTLTGVEVAADLRHARVFVSVLGDEAAKKESMSALIRARNFIRGLLGDRLDLRNIPELRFVLDETAEKAQRMEILLNKVAENPGDEEEGAVG from the coding sequence ATGCCTACACAACGTCAGCTTCGAGTGAACAATCTGTTGCAGCAGGAGATCGCCTCCATCCTGCGCCGTGAGATCACGGACCCACACCTGGGGTTCGTGACGCTCACCGGTGTCGAGGTGGCGGCGGACCTGCGCCATGCCAGGGTCTTCGTCAGCGTTCTCGGCGACGAGGCGGCGAAGAAGGAGAGCATGTCGGCCCTCATCCGGGCCCGCAACTTCATCCGGGGTCTCCTGGGCGACCGGCTCGATCTGCGCAACATCCCGGAACTGCGGTTCGTGCTGGATGAGACGGCCGAGAAGGCTCAGCGCATGGAGATCCTGCTGAACAAGGTCGCTGAGAACCCCGGTGACGAGGAGGAGGGTGCTGTTGGGTAG
- the infB gene encoding translation initiation factor IF-2 produces the protein MFSLAKRLGLRSEALVAALAELGIQNVTSATAIEDETAAAATELLAEQARQAREAAAQAEKAAATAAAKVAEPTPAVAAVTELEAPGAAEEQPAEEPAGEPAPASVVTPAEPAATREDKETEKYFRRRGPSRLDESDGLAELERQLAALAAQEEEERARKAKQGEVVPLPELVRRPTGDRPEGAVTVPPVVTVLGHVDHGKTTLLDAIRNTHVADGESGGITQHIGASEVTVGEKRIVFIDTPGHEAFTAMRARGAMVTDVAILIVAADDGIMPQTVEAIKHVKAAKVPIIVAVNKCDLPDANVDRVKQQLLEHELVPEEWGGDTIVVPVSAVKKEGLDTLLEMILLVAEVQDLWSDPKADFTGIIIESSVDASQGPLCTALIRNGTIRVGDSVVCGTTHGRVRRLRDWQGKSIKEMGPGSPVEVIGLTGAPEPGEVMTRVKTPKEARQIAEERAQTEHRAELAGHTTGVSLRNLYDESRSGHAALNIVLKGDVWGTVQALEAKLLQLDRQLDELDINIISTGVGDVNESDILLAKASGAIVLGFNAGADAHIRQAGQNEGVEIRLYSIIYQALEDIQKALLGLLAPAYEDVLIGRAEVLQLFRVSRIGVIAGCRITDGRVERGAELRIIRNREEIWRGPLQALRHFDQDVRSLDAPNECGISTTAFRGWEIGDQAEIWTRVQVERTLPLKQEVS, from the coding sequence GTGTTTTCACTTGCCAAGCGACTAGGTCTTCGGAGCGAGGCCCTCGTCGCTGCGCTGGCGGAGCTCGGGATTCAGAACGTCACTTCGGCAACTGCCATTGAGGATGAGACCGCAGCTGCAGCCACAGAGCTGCTGGCCGAACAGGCCCGGCAGGCTCGGGAGGCTGCTGCACAGGCGGAGAAGGCAGCGGCCACCGCAGCGGCAAAGGTAGCAGAGCCGACACCGGCTGTTGCGGCCGTGACAGAGCTCGAAGCGCCAGGCGCAGCCGAGGAACAGCCTGCGGAGGAGCCCGCTGGCGAGCCAGCACCGGCGTCCGTGGTGACACCGGCGGAGCCGGCAGCGACCAGAGAGGACAAGGAGACGGAGAAGTACTTCCGTCGCCGTGGCCCGTCGCGGCTGGATGAGTCCGACGGTCTGGCCGAGCTGGAGCGACAGCTTGCCGCCCTGGCCGCCCAGGAGGAAGAGGAGCGCGCCCGCAAGGCCAAGCAGGGCGAAGTCGTTCCGCTACCCGAACTGGTGCGCCGCCCGACTGGTGACAGACCCGAAGGCGCGGTCACAGTGCCGCCGGTGGTAACCGTCCTGGGACACGTCGACCACGGGAAGACCACGCTGCTGGACGCCATCCGTAACACCCATGTGGCTGACGGCGAGAGCGGCGGCATCACCCAGCACATTGGCGCGTCTGAAGTAACCGTCGGCGAGAAGCGGATTGTCTTCATCGACACGCCCGGTCACGAGGCCTTTACGGCCATGCGTGCCCGGGGGGCGATGGTGACCGATGTCGCCATCCTGATCGTCGCCGCCGACGACGGCATCATGCCGCAGACGGTTGAAGCGATCAAGCACGTGAAGGCCGCCAAGGTGCCGATCATTGTGGCCGTCAACAAGTGCGACCTCCCCGACGCCAACGTCGATCGTGTCAAGCAGCAGCTCCTTGAGCATGAGCTGGTCCCGGAGGAGTGGGGCGGCGACACGATCGTCGTGCCGGTCTCGGCCGTCAAGAAGGAAGGCCTCGACACACTGCTGGAGATGATCCTCCTGGTGGCCGAGGTGCAGGACTTGTGGTCCGATCCGAAGGCCGATTTTACGGGTATCATCATCGAGAGCAGCGTCGACGCGAGTCAGGGCCCGTTGTGCACCGCCCTGATACGCAATGGGACGATCCGCGTGGGCGATTCGGTGGTCTGTGGCACGACGCACGGACGCGTCCGACGGCTGCGTGACTGGCAGGGCAAGTCGATCAAGGAGATGGGGCCGGGCTCGCCCGTGGAGGTCATCGGTCTGACCGGCGCTCCTGAGCCGGGCGAAGTGATGACACGCGTCAAGACGCCCAAGGAAGCGCGTCAGATCGCCGAGGAACGAGCGCAGACAGAGCACAGGGCCGAACTGGCCGGTCACACCACGGGTGTCTCGCTGCGCAACCTGTATGATGAGAGCAGGAGCGGTCATGCTGCACTCAACATCGTGCTGAAGGGCGACGTCTGGGGCACCGTCCAGGCTCTTGAGGCCAAGCTCCTGCAACTTGACCGCCAACTCGACGAGCTGGACATCAACATCATCAGCACCGGCGTCGGCGACGTGAACGAGTCCGACATCCTGCTGGCCAAGGCCTCCGGCGCTATCGTGTTGGGGTTCAACGCCGGTGCCGATGCTCACATCCGTCAGGCCGGCCAGAACGAGGGCGTCGAGATCCGTCTCTACAGCATCATCTACCAGGCCCTGGAGGACATCCAGAAAGCCCTTCTCGGCTTGCTGGCTCCTGCCTACGAAGATGTCCTGATCGGCCGCGCCGAGGTGCTACAGCTCTTCCGCGTTTCGCGCATCGGCGTCATTGCCGGTTGCCGGATCACCGACGGCCGTGTGGAGCGCGGCGCCGAACTGCGCATCATCCGCAACCGCGAGGAGATCTGGCGTGGTCCATTGCAGGCCCTGCGCCACTTCGATCAGGACGTGCGCAGCCTGGACGCTCCCAACGAGTGCGGCATCTCGACCACTGCCTTCCGCGGCTGGGAGATCGGTGACCAGGCCGAGATCTGGACCCGCGTGCAGGTAGAGCGGACGCTGCCGCTCAAGCAGGAAGTGTCCTAG
- a CDS encoding DUF1559 domain-containing protein, with product MRGHGRGFTLIELLVVIAIIAILAAILFPVFARAREKARQTSCLSNLKQIGLANNMYMQDYDQMFPYAADNVTLDTPTSFVFRLTPYIKNTQIWRCPSASVVSNINGVSCSYFGNGVIFQNYPNDARLSNPAGSVVFWEFIEARNTSYRRPTSSGTPALWGGSVSAGRYGAMHNGGGNCAFADGHAKWLTEDKHSAGIFMLTPDDRDNAYTHSISW from the coding sequence ATGAGAGGGCACGGAAGGGGCTTTACGCTGATTGAGCTGTTGGTTGTCATCGCCATCATTGCGATCCTGGCGGCGATCTTGTTTCCAGTCTTTGCGCGGGCTCGTGAGAAGGCCCGGCAGACGAGTTGCCTGAGCAACCTCAAGCAGATCGGCCTGGCCAACAACATGTACATGCAAGACTACGACCAGATGTTCCCCTACGCCGCAGATAACGTGACGCTGGACACGCCCACGAGCTTCGTGTTCCGGCTCACCCCCTACATCAAGAACACACAGATCTGGCGCTGCCCCTCGGCCAGTGTGGTGAGCAACATCAACGGCGTGTCCTGCAGCTACTTCGGCAACGGCGTGATCTTCCAGAACTACCCGAACGATGCGCGGCTGTCGAACCCGGCGGGCAGCGTAGTGTTCTGGGAGTTCATTGAGGCTCGGAACACCAGCTATCGGCGCCCCACAAGTTCGGGCACACCGGCGCTGTGGGGCGGCTCCGTCTCGGCAGGACGGTACGGGGCCATGCACAACGGCGGGGGCAACTGCGCCTTTGCGGACGGCCACGCGAAGTGGCTCACCGAGGACAAGCACAGTGCAGGTATCTTCATGCTGACGCCGGATGACCGGGACAACGCGTATACACACTCGATCTCGTGGTGA
- the lon gene encoding endopeptidase La, producing the protein MVDVSTKDSGTQSEQTTPTVVPVLPLRGMVAFPQMVIPIAVVEEADLLAVDRAVSADRTLMLVAAKEGEEEAGPETLYDLGTLASVQKMIQMPDGSRRLVLRGMGRMRVVGYEETKPVLVARVESVAEVGQETAETEALFHTVLRIFQQIVQLSPYLPEEAYVQALNVDSAATLCDLVAAALPLKVEDQQAVLAELSIEARLKLVSRQAQEVLTKLELADRVGTDAREEIEKNQREYILREQLRAIRKELGEEDEEQKEVERLRERLTEAQLPEQAQKAADRELDRLAQMNPAAAEYGVVRTYLEWMADLPWSKSSEDKLDVKAAQKVLDEDHYGLEEIKDRIVEYLAVRKIRKDAKGPILCFVGPPGVGKTSLGRSVARATGRQFMRMSLGGLHDEAEIRGHRRTYVGAMPGRIVRALRDAGTNNPVIMLDEVDKVGQDYRGDPTSALLEVLDPEQNFSFSDNYLEVAFDLSRVLFICTANVLQTIPAPLLDRMEVIQLAGYTEEEKLHIAKRFLVPRQREEHGLNAKQVRITDAALRGVIGKYTREAGVRNLEREIGTICRKVARKVAEGAEDLPTVGVDNLEDFLGRQKVFPEACERVTQPGVVTGLAWTQVGGEILFIEATKMPGKGRFKLTGQVGDVMSESAEAALSYVRANAAQLGIEEDFFEHYDIHIHVPSGAVPKDGPSAGVAMVTALVSLLTNRRVKCSVGMTGEITLRGRVLPIGGLKEKSLAARRAGLDTIIVPEQNKGDVEELRDDLGSDVHFVLASTIDDVLEAALEPAPQ; encoded by the coding sequence ATGGTAGACGTTTCGACGAAGGATAGCGGGACGCAGAGCGAACAGACTACGCCGACAGTGGTCCCGGTGCTTCCCCTGCGCGGGATGGTCGCCTTTCCGCAGATGGTGATCCCAATAGCGGTCGTGGAAGAGGCCGACCTGCTGGCGGTTGACCGGGCCGTGTCGGCGGATCGCACGCTGATGCTGGTGGCCGCCAAGGAGGGCGAGGAGGAAGCCGGCCCGGAGACGCTGTACGACCTGGGCACCCTGGCAAGCGTGCAGAAGATGATTCAGATGCCCGATGGGTCGCGCCGCCTGGTACTGCGAGGCATGGGGCGGATGAGAGTGGTCGGCTACGAGGAGACAAAGCCGGTACTTGTGGCCCGGGTGGAGTCGGTGGCCGAAGTCGGGCAGGAGACAGCCGAGACCGAGGCGCTCTTCCACACCGTCCTACGCATCTTCCAGCAGATCGTGCAGTTGTCGCCGTACCTGCCGGAGGAGGCCTACGTCCAGGCGCTCAACGTGGACTCGGCCGCTACCCTCTGTGACCTGGTGGCGGCGGCCCTGCCGCTCAAGGTGGAGGACCAGCAGGCGGTGCTGGCGGAACTGAGCATTGAGGCACGCCTCAAGCTGGTCAGCCGGCAGGCCCAGGAAGTGCTGACGAAGCTTGAGCTCGCCGACCGAGTGGGAACCGATGCCCGGGAGGAGATCGAGAAGAACCAGCGCGAGTACATCCTCCGGGAGCAACTGCGGGCCATCCGCAAGGAGCTTGGCGAGGAGGACGAGGAGCAGAAGGAGGTTGAGCGGCTGCGGGAGCGGCTGACCGAGGCCCAGCTTCCCGAGCAGGCCCAGAAGGCAGCCGACCGCGAACTCGACCGCCTGGCGCAGATGAACCCGGCGGCGGCCGAGTATGGTGTGGTGCGGACGTACCTGGAGTGGATGGCCGACCTTCCCTGGAGCAAATCCAGCGAGGACAAGCTCGACGTGAAGGCCGCCCAGAAGGTGCTCGATGAGGACCACTACGGCCTCGAGGAGATCAAGGACCGGATCGTCGAGTACCTGGCGGTGCGCAAGATCAGGAAAGACGCGAAGGGGCCGATTCTGTGCTTCGTCGGCCCTCCGGGTGTTGGCAAGACCTCGCTGGGACGCAGTGTTGCCCGGGCAACGGGGCGACAGTTCATGCGGATGTCCCTGGGTGGTCTTCATGACGAGGCGGAGATTCGCGGACACCGGCGGACCTATGTTGGGGCCATGCCGGGGCGGATCGTGCGCGCCCTCCGGGATGCCGGCACGAACAACCCGGTGATCATGCTCGACGAGGTAGACAAGGTGGGTCAGGATTACCGGGGCGACCCGACCTCCGCCCTACTGGAGGTGCTGGACCCGGAGCAGAACTTCTCCTTCAGCGACAACTACCTGGAGGTCGCCTTCGACCTGTCGCGGGTACTGTTCATCTGCACCGCGAACGTGCTGCAGACGATTCCGGCGCCGCTCCTGGACCGCATGGAGGTCATCCAACTTGCGGGCTATACGGAGGAGGAGAAACTGCATATCGCCAAGCGGTTCCTTGTCCCCCGCCAGCGGGAGGAGCACGGTCTGAACGCAAAGCAGGTGAGGATCACCGACGCAGCCCTGCGCGGCGTGATCGGCAAGTACACTCGCGAGGCCGGCGTGCGCAATCTGGAGCGCGAGATCGGCACCATCTGCCGGAAGGTCGCGCGGAAGGTAGCCGAAGGAGCCGAGGACCTGCCAACCGTCGGAGTCGATAACCTCGAGGACTTCCTCGGGCGGCAGAAGGTCTTCCCCGAGGCCTGCGAGCGGGTGACCCAGCCCGGCGTCGTGACCGGTCTCGCCTGGACGCAGGTCGGCGGTGAGATTCTGTTCATCGAGGCCACCAAGATGCCGGGTAAGGGGCGGTTCAAGCTCACGGGGCAAGTCGGCGACGTGATGAGCGAATCGGCAGAGGCGGCGCTCAGCTACGTCCGGGCGAACGCAGCCCAACTGGGGATTGAGGAGGACTTCTTTGAGCACTACGATATACACATCCATGTGCCGAGTGGGGCGGTGCCGAAGGACGGTCCCTCGGCCGGTGTGGCGATGGTGACTGCACTGGTGTCCCTGCTGACGAACCGACGCGTGAAGTGCAGTGTGGGGATGACCGGCGAGATCACGCTGCGAGGGCGAGTGTTGCCGATCGGCGGCCTGAAGGAGAAGAGCCTGGCAGCTCGCCGGGCCGGCCTCGACACGATCATCGTCCCCGAGCAGAACAAGGGCGATGTGGAAGAGCTGCGCGATGATCTGGGCAGTGACGTGCACTTCGTCCTGGCCTCGACGATCGACGACGTGCTTGAGGCGGCGCTGGAGCCCGCTCCGCAGTAG
- a CDS encoding Hsp20/alpha crystallin family protein, whose product MPSYRLTMYRVTNHTPTPSGEPQNQFGPPTDVLETEAGFEIRMELAGIDPAQTQAEVGPDNRTVTVTGVRLAPDSGPVRLLNLEIQYGPFTRQVCLPVEVEGQGAEASYVDGFLVIRLPKKERPVERRRIPIDD is encoded by the coding sequence ATGCCCTCTTACCGACTCACGATGTACAGAGTGACCAACCATACGCCGACCCCCTCCGGCGAGCCGCAGAACCAGTTCGGGCCCCCGACCGATGTGCTCGAGACGGAAGCGGGCTTCGAGATCCGCATGGAGCTTGCCGGGATCGATCCGGCGCAGACCCAGGCAGAAGTGGGCCCCGACAACCGCACGGTCACAGTTACGGGAGTGCGACTGGCCCCGGATTCGGGTCCTGTCCGCCTGCTGAATCTGGAGATCCAGTACGGTCCCTTCACGCGACAGGTATGCCTACCGGTCGAAGTGGAGGGGCAGGGCGCTGAGGCTTCCTACGTGGATGGCTTCCTGGTGATCCGCCTCCCGAAGAAGGAGCGGCCGGTGGAGCGCAGGCGGATCCCGATCGACGACTGA
- a CDS encoding asparagine synthetase B, whose amino-acid sequence MPINLGLRTFWALAVALLLCLPVGAQSLLVPMDAAQSDHLRAYGLTYWCLQEPRGLECEWLLNYRGGSFLLPDSPAVRDHANTMGVAVEPLGDAARQSIYATIRTANMERVQLTKAPKIAVYVPPDAEPWDDAVRLALEYAQIEYVKLWDREVLAGKLADYEWLHLHHEDFTGQFGRFFSTFQNQPWYRRMVMSSRAVAQELGYTSVQEEKGAVAGRLADWTAAGGFLFAMCSAPDSLDIALSARGRDIVPAEIDGTPVDPAADANLNYAATLAFRGFHLAKNPFVPELSDIDVPPAPGDLVYRGQTFELFEFSAKQDPIATMLNQCHVKAVPDFLGLTTAFRRSLLKSTAIVLGDFPGDLKVKYIHGDFGKGTYTFLAGHDPEDYAHVVGEPPTDLTQHRHSPGYRLILNNVLFPAAKTRERKT is encoded by the coding sequence ATGCCCATCAACCTCGGCCTCAGAACCTTCTGGGCTCTCGCTGTCGCCCTGCTGCTGTGTCTCCCGGTCGGGGCGCAGTCCCTACTCGTCCCCATGGACGCTGCACAGAGCGACCATCTGCGGGCCTACGGCCTCACCTACTGGTGCCTGCAGGAGCCTCGTGGCCTCGAGTGCGAGTGGCTGCTCAACTATCGTGGCGGCTCCTTCCTCCTGCCCGACTCGCCGGCCGTGCGAGATCACGCCAATACCATGGGGGTCGCCGTCGAGCCCCTCGGCGATGCTGCCCGTCAGTCGATCTACGCCACGATCCGCACCGCCAACATGGAGCGCGTGCAGCTCACCAAGGCGCCCAAGATCGCCGTCTACGTCCCGCCCGATGCCGAGCCCTGGGACGATGCCGTGCGCCTGGCCCTCGAATACGCCCAGATCGAGTACGTCAAGCTCTGGGACCGGGAGGTCCTGGCCGGAAAGCTCGCCGACTACGAGTGGCTGCACCTGCACCACGAGGACTTCACCGGCCAGTTCGGACGGTTCTTCTCCACCTTTCAGAATCAGCCGTGGTACCGGCGCATGGTGATGAGCTCACGAGCGGTGGCGCAGGAACTGGGGTACACCTCGGTTCAGGAGGAGAAGGGTGCTGTCGCCGGGCGCCTTGCCGACTGGACCGCCGCCGGAGGCTTCCTGTTCGCCATGTGCAGTGCGCCCGACAGCCTCGACATCGCTCTATCGGCTCGGGGCAGAGACATCGTGCCGGCCGAGATCGACGGCACGCCCGTCGACCCCGCAGCCGATGCGAACCTCAACTACGCTGCGACGCTGGCCTTCCGCGGGTTCCACCTCGCCAAGAACCCCTTCGTGCCCGAGCTGTCGGACATCGACGTTCCGCCGGCCCCCGGTGACCTGGTCTATCGTGGCCAGACCTTCGAGCTCTTCGAGTTCTCTGCCAAGCAGGACCCGATCGCGACCATGCTCAACCAGTGCCACGTCAAGGCTGTGCCCGATTTCCTGGGGCTGACGACGGCTTTCCGCCGGTCGCTGCTGAAGAGCACCGCGATCGTGCTGGGCGACTTCCCCGGCGACCTCAAGGTCAAGTACATCCACGGCGACTTCGGGAAGGGCACTTACACCTTCCTGGCGGGTCATGACCCGGAGGATTACGCCCATGTGGTGGGCGAGCCGCCTACCGACCTCACGCAGCATCGCCACTCGCCGGGCTATCGTTTGATCCTCAACAACGTCCTGTTCCCAGCCGCCAAGACCAGGGAGCGGAAGACCTGA
- the purQ gene encoding phosphoribosylformylglycinamidine synthase I — protein MPSDAPRVALIQFPGSNCEWESKRAAEVAGMACDVFRWNRDPDILADYDGYIIGGGFSYQDRVRSGAIAAKEPIVKRVFSEVMDKGKPCLGICNGAQVLVEAGLIPGIQPGKVEMALAPNFHDPEGRIAGFCCRWLYLRHSSSRCKLTSAMEPGLVWPVPIAHGEGRFTTRIEGLLDTLRANDQIVFQYCDAEGELDESRDVNPNGALANIAGLCNPEGNVLAMMPHPERASFLRQVPGELGGTWAECKAEAYGDAEASLKPGPGRAVFESLRALLQ, from the coding sequence ATGCCGTCGGATGCCCCCCGTGTTGCCCTGATTCAGTTTCCTGGCTCGAACTGCGAGTGGGAGAGCAAGCGTGCCGCGGAGGTCGCGGGTATGGCCTGCGACGTCTTCCGCTGGAACCGCGATCCCGATATCCTGGCCGATTACGATGGCTACATCATCGGCGGCGGGTTCTCTTACCAGGACCGTGTCCGCAGCGGAGCCATCGCTGCCAAAGAGCCCATCGTCAAGCGCGTCTTCTCCGAAGTCATGGACAAAGGCAAGCCCTGCCTGGGCATCTGCAACGGCGCCCAGGTTCTGGTCGAGGCCGGCCTCATCCCCGGTATCCAGCCCGGCAAGGTTGAGATGGCCCTGGCTCCCAACTTCCATGACCCTGAGGGACGCATCGCCGGCTTTTGCTGCCGTTGGCTCTACCTGCGACATTCCTCGTCGCGCTGCAAGCTCACCTCGGCCATGGAGCCCGGTCTTGTCTGGCCGGTTCCGATCGCCCACGGCGAAGGGCGCTTCACGACCAGGATCGAGGGCCTGCTGGACACTCTGCGCGCCAACGATCAGATCGTGTTCCAGTACTGCGACGCCGAAGGCGAGCTCGACGAGAGCCGCGATGTGAACCCGAACGGTGCCCTCGCCAACATCGCCGGCCTGTGCAACCCCGAGGGGAATGTCCTGGCCATGATGCCGCACCCCGAGCGGGCCAGCTTCCTGCGACAGGTGCCCGGTGAACTCGGCGGCACCTGGGCGGAGTGCAAGGCTGAGGCCTACGGCGATGCCGAGGCGTCCCTGAAGCCCGGTCCTGGCCGCGCTGTGTTCGAGTCTCTGCGTGCGCTGCTGCAGTAG